From the genome of Nitrospirota bacterium:
TTGAACTCCACATTTGTATCCAGTTGAATTCCATCTTTATACCTCCTATGTTATGTTACTAATTTAAAAGGAATCTTTATGATCCGATAAACCGTTATTGGTTTATTGTTGTAATAGGCCGGCGTATATTTCCATTTTTTTACTGCTTTTACCGCCGCACTCTTAAAAGGCTCTTCACCCCTTAACACCTCAACTTTTATTACATTTCCGTTTGTATCTATTATTACTTTTAGCATTACTACACCAGTTAGGCCTTGTTTCTTGGCTTCAGAGGGATATTCTGGAGTAGCATTATCTGCCAGTGGCTGGGGTGGGACAGCATTCTCCGGTAATTGCACAGGTTTAATCTCAGGCTGTTCAGAACCACCAGGCGGAGCAACATTCTTTGAATTGTATGCACCATAAACCGCT
Proteins encoded in this window:
- a CDS encoding energy transducer TonB, with translation MFDEIYREGEGFSLKRWITSLILAAIFYLILFFVFSTVKSTTVQKKELKKVDVAFVEEVEKKPPPPKPAAPAIPKDVKVVQVDEPVVQKELAPPPDIPDTAPKEADPSKDKGVAVYGAYNSKNVAPPGGSEQPEIKPVQLPENAVPPQPLADNATPEYPSEAKKQGLTGVVMLKVIIDTNGNVIKVEVLRGEEPFKSAAVKAVKKWKYTPAYYNNKPITVYRIIKIPFKLVT